The Flavipsychrobacter sp. genome contains the following window.
CCGACACTACATGTACCTGCACTCTGTATATGTTTATTCTTATGCTTGATCTCCTCAACACTATCCTCACCAAAGTAACTATCTAAAACGCCTTCTGCGTTGATACATACATACCCCTCATCATCCGGCCCTCGGTGACGAATAGTATTATTCATACTTTCTAAGACAGAAGCAGCTACTTCATCTCTAAATCTTATAAAACCTGTAATACCACACATACAAAATCAATAGCTCGAAAATAACATATTATGTTACAAAGCGTAGCTTTCAAGCATTAGATATGAACTATTGGGCTTAAAAAAGTAATATTGCGAACAGAAGAGAAAATTATGGCGAGGTATTTTTTGGAGGTAATGTATGATGGTGGGGCTTTTCATGGGTCACAAATACAAAAAGACCTACCTACTGTACAATTAGCAATTAATCAAGCAATATCTACTTTACTTAGGCAAGAGATAGAAACAATTGGTGCTAGCCGTACAGATGAAGGAGTGCATGCATTATGTAGCTATTTTCATTTCGACATCGACCAAACACCTCCTTCTAATTTTGTTTATCGAGTTAATGCGCTACTCCCTTTCTCTATATCATTAAAAGCACTTTACAGAGCCAACGACCCTGAACTAAATGCTAGGTTTGCAGCCGAGAAAAGAAGGTACAGATATAAAATCCATAATCGTAAAAACCCTTTTCTTCATAACCGCTCCCTGTTTTATCCATTTAGTATTGACATCAATACGCTCCATAAAACTGCAGAAATCATAAAAGAATACACCAACTTTGAAACCTTCTCAAAAAGAAACACGCAAACCTATACCTATAACTGCACGATATTCGATTCTTATTGGGAAGAAAGAGACAATGAGCTACACTACATAGTGGAGGCCAATCGTTTTCTAAGGGGTATGGTGCGTGGACTGGTAGGCACACAACTACAGGTAGCCAGAGGAAGGCATACGATTGACGAGTTCAAAAAGATCATAGAATCAAAAGACTGCGGAAATGCAGACTTTAGTGTAGCTGGTCATGGTTTATACCTAGAGCATATACAATATCCTGAAGACGCTTTGGTAGAAATAAAAGACACTAAAACAAACCTGTAACATAATATAAACAAGCCGCAGCTGTAGAAGTAATGACCAATAGTCGAGCTGGCTCTTTTACAATAGACAAACCTGTAAGTTTAGCTTTTACAACACCAAACAACCCTAATAGAGACAAAGTAATGATAACAGACCATAGCCTACCTTCACTAGTAGTAGCTGTAAAGTAATAAGGTATTATTGAGATCAAACCAGCTAAGCAATAAAAGCATCCAACAGAAACTGCTGTCTGTTTTATTCGCTTAACATCAGGCTTAGCTAAGCCTAACCCATATTCATCTACCAAGACTTCCCACTTCTCTTTATTACTCAAAGCATGTAGTTCCATCTTTTCAATGATCTCCTTAGTGATACCAGAGCTTATCATTATTTCAATCTCGCGTTCATCTAATATACCCAGCTGCTCTTCCAGTTGTTCTTTATTAGACAGATAATTACCCACCCCCATTGCTATTGCTCCCATACCAGCTGCTATAGCACCTATCCATATAACTACCTCGTTATTAACAACAACATTACTAAAGGCTGTAACTATAATAAACGGTATAGAAAGCCCATCGGATATACCAACGATCATATTCGTCCATATATCCGATGTATAAAAGCTTTGACTAGTATTATCCTGCTGCATTAAGCAAAATCTTTCAAGCTACGGTCGATGATGTCAATACATTCATCCAACTGTTCTTTTGTAATTACTAGTGGTGGTGCAAAACGAATTTTATCACCATGAGTAGGTTTTGCTAATAGACCATTTTCTTTCATTCTTACACAGATATCCCAAGCTGCATTTTCGTTCTCGTGTTTAATTACAATAGCATTCAGCAATCCTTTACCTCTTACTACTGATATAAGTGGGCTATTTAAATCTTTCAAACGCTGGCGAAGATATACACCCATTTCTGCCGCATGTTCTGCCATTCTTTCTTCCTTCAATACTTTCAACGCAGCAATAGCTACCTTGCAACCAAGAGGGTTACCGCCATAAGTAGATCCGTGTTCACCCGGATGTATCGTTAGCATCACTTCATCGTCAGCCAATACTGCAGATACAGGGAAAACGCCACCCGATAATGCCTTTCCTAATATCAATATATCCGGATGTACATTTTCGTGATCACAAGCAAGCATTTTACCTGTACGCGCTAAACCAGATTGTATCTCGTCCGCTATGAATAATACATTGTTTTGCTTGCATAAATCATAAGCCTTAGCAAGATATCCTTCATCTGGCACTACAACGCCTGCCTCACCCTGTATTGGCTCTAGCATAAATGCCGCTACATCATCGGCTTTCAGTGCTTTCTCTAATGCTTCTAGATCATTGTAAGGTATAATTTCATAACCAGGGGTATATGGTCCAAACTCACTATTAGATTCAGGATCTGTACTAAAAGAAATGATATTAATAGTACGTCCATGAAAGTTTTCAGAACAAACTATAATTTTTGCCTTATTGTTAGGAATACCCTTCACAGCATATCCCCATCTTCTAGCCAATTTCAATGCCGTCT
Protein-coding sequences here:
- a CDS encoding tRNA pseudouridine synthase A, which translates into the protein MARYFLEVMYDGGAFHGSQIQKDLPTVQLAINQAISTLLRQEIETIGASRTDEGVHALCSYFHFDIDQTPPSNFVYRVNALLPFSISLKALYRANDPELNARFAAEKRRYRYKIHNRKNPFLHNRSLFYPFSIDINTLHKTAEIIKEYTNFETFSKRNTQTYTYNCTIFDSYWEERDNELHYIVEANRFLRGMVRGLVGTQLQVARGRHTIDEFKKIIESKDCGNADFSVAGHGLYLEHIQYPEDALVEIKDTKTNL
- the rocD gene encoding ornithine--oxo-acid transaminase, producing the protein MIDMKETLTQQLLERESKYSAHNYHPLPVMLTRGEGVFVWDVEDKRYYDFLSGYSALNQGHRHPKIMDALMEQANKLTLTSRAFHSDVFGEFAEYITQYFGFDKVLPMNTGAEAVETALKLARRWGYAVKGIPNNKAKIIVCSENFHGRTINIISFSTDPESNSEFGPYTPGYEIIPYNDLEALEKALKADDVAAFMLEPIQGEAGVVVPDEGYLAKAYDLCKQNNVLFIADEIQSGLARTGKMLACDHENVHPDILILGKALSGGVFPVSAVLADDEVMLTIHPGEHGSTYGGNPLGCKVAIAALKVLKEERMAEHAAEMGVYLRQRLKDLNSPLISVVRGKGLLNAIVIKHENENAAWDICVRMKENGLLAKPTHGDKIRFAPPLVITKEQLDECIDIIDRSLKDFA
- a CDS encoding VIT1/CCC1 transporter family protein; translated protein: MQQDNTSQSFYTSDIWTNMIVGISDGLSIPFIIVTAFSNVVVNNEVVIWIGAIAAGMGAIAMGVGNYLSNKEQLEEQLGILDEREIEIMISSGITKEIIEKMELHALSNKEKWEVLVDEYGLGLAKPDVKRIKQTAVSVGCFYCLAGLISIIPYYFTATTSEGRLWSVIITLSLLGLFGVVKAKLTGLSIVKEPARLLVITSTAAACLYYVTGLF